The Pseudalkalibacillus hwajinpoensis nucleotide sequence TTGCGTACAAATATGATGCACCGATTCTTTTAACTGAACAGAATAAGCTAAATCCAGCTGTGAAGAAAGAAATCGAACGTTTAGGCGCGAAAAAAGCGATCATCCTTGGCGGTACATCAGCGATTTCTTCATACACGGAATATGAACTAAAAGGTCTTGGTCTAAGAGTAGATCGTATCGGAGGAGAAACGCGTTACGAAACAGCTGTGAACATTGCAGCGAAGCTTGATGGGACGCCTGAAAAATCGATTCTGGCGAATGCCTTTAACTTCCCAGATGCCCTATCTGTTGCGTCTTATGCAGCCAAAAATGGCTATCCAATCGTACTAACGGATAACGACAAGCTTCCTGCTGTGTCGAAGAAAATATTAAACACAACAGACGAGCAAATTGTCGTTGGTGGAAAAAGTGCAATCAGTGAAAAAGTTGTAGACAGTCTTTCCAATGCCGTTCGAATTAGCGGAGATGACCGCTATGCAACATCAGCAACGATCGCAACCGCTCTAACACCAGATGCAGACACAGCTATAGTAGCAACAGGAATGAAGTTTGCTGATGCGCTTGCTGGTTCAGTTCTTGCTGCGAAAGAAGATGCAGCGATCCTGCTCGTTAAGAAAGATAAGGTTCCAGAGAAAATTGCTGAAGCCATTAACGAAAATGACATGCACAACTTCCACATCCTTGGTGGCACGAATGCTATTAGCGACGACGTAATGAATGAACTAAAGAACAACTAAAGTGGGAAAAAGGCGGGCATTCTCCGCCTTCTCCTTTTCTATGAAACTAGTTATAAAGTAATGTTTTGAATATGTTAACTATTGTGACAAAAAGGACCATTCACCTAGTAGTCTAGTATATAATGAAAATCGCGGAGACATTCCGACAAAATTTGAGTTTTCGAAAGGGAAGGGATTACGTACATGAATATGAAAAAACCTCTTTTCGGCGTTCTATCAACAGCGGCATTAGCAATGGGAATTGCAGCAGCTTCACCGTCCACACCTGTAGAGGCGGCAGCGGGCGATTTTGATCTTACAATTATGCATACAAATGATACACATGCGCATCTAGATAATGCTCCAAAAAGAGTAACAGCTGTAGAAGAAATTCGTGCAGCTCGCGCCAATACAATTTTATTAGATGCTGGTGATGTTTTCTCTGGTACACTTTTCTTCAATAAATATAAAGGTCTCGCAGACGTACAATTTATGAACATGATGAAATACGATGCGATGGTACCGGGTAACCACGAATTTGATGAAGGTCCAAAGACGTTCTCTGAGTTCGTCAAGCAAACGAAATTCCCGATCGTAAGCTCAAATATTGATTACAGCAAAGATCCTTATCTTAGCCCTCTATATAAAAATGAAATGGCGATGACTGGTGATGATGGTACCATCTATCCAGCCGTTATCCTTGATGTAAACGGTGAAGAAGTGGGTGTGTTCGGTCTAACGATTGAATCAACAGATGAGTTATCAAGCCCCGGCGAAACGATTTCCTTCCAAAATCATCAGGAGCAAGCTGAAAAGATGATTAAAATGTTCGAGGATAAAGGCGTAAACAAAATCGTAGCCCTTACTCACCTCGGAAAAGCGGTTGAAGTTGAACTAGCTAAATCAGTAGAAGGCATCGACGTTGTTGTTGGTGGTCATAGCCACACAACAATTGAAGAAGCGGTTGTAGTTGATACATTTGAAGATCCAACTCTAGTTGTACAAGCAAATGAATATAGCAATTTCTTAGGTGATCTTGAAGTGACGTTTAACGAAGAAGGCGTGCTAACTGATTGGGATAATGAACTTCTTGATTTGGGTAGTAAAAGTAAGTTCGAGCCTAACGCAGAAGCAAAAGCTCTCTATGATGAACTGAAAAAACCACTCGAGGAAATTGAGAAAGAAGTAGTCGGTCAATCTGACGTTTATCTTAATGGAAAACGTGCATCTGTAAGAACAGGTGAAACGAATCTAGGAAACTTAATTACAGACGGCATGCTTTACAAAGCTCAGCAGTTTACTGATGCAACAATCGCAATCACGAACGGCGGAGGAATCCGTGAATCAATCGATGAAGGTCCAATTACGTTAGGAGAAGTTCTCACAACGATGCCATTCGGTAACAACCTCGTCACGCTTGATATGACTGGTGCAGAAATCATTGATTCATTGGAGCATGGGGTAAGCGGGGTCGAAACTCAGGAAGGTCGCTTTGCTCAAGTAGCCGGGCTTCGGTATTCCTTTGATAAAGATCTTCCTTCTGGTGAACGAATTCTAGATGTAAATGTGAAAACAGAAAACGGCTATGAAGATATTGACCCAGAAGGGACTTACACTGTTGCAACTAACGCATATATCGCTCAAGGTGGCGACGGATACGATGCAATGGGTGAAGCTGCCGCTGACGGTCGTATGAACGAACTTTTCTTCGTAGACTTTGAAGTATTTACAGAGTATCTCGATGAAATTGGAACGGTTAAAGCGAAAGACGAAGCACGTATCGCTGAAGCAGATGCTGAGCGTATCCAGGGTGAAACGCGCTATGAAACGTCTGTGAAAATTTCGCAAGAAGGCTGGGAGACTGCAGATACGGTTGTTCTCGCACGTGGCGATTCCTTCCCGGATGCACTAGCAGGAGCACCACTTGCTTATAAATACGATGCGCCAATTCTTTTAACAGAAAGCGGATCACTGAATAAAATGGCGAAAGAAGAAATTGCACGTCTTGGTGCGAAAGATGTCATTATCCTTGGTGGCACAAGTGCGGTAAGCAATTACGTGAAATTCCAGCTTGAAGGTATGGGAATTGAAGTTGAGCGTATTGCAGGGGACAACCGATTCGATACAGCTGCAAACATTGCAGCGCGTCTTGGCGGATCTCCAAATAAAGCGATTGTAGCAAACGGCATGAACTTCCCGGATGCTCTTGCAATTGCGCCATACGCTGCACAGAAAGGTTATCCAATTCTTTTAACAGAAGCGGATGAAATTCCATCAGCAACTAGCAATGCGCTTAAAGGCATTGATGGATCGATCATCGTTGGTGGCGAAACAGCTGTTAACGGTAAGCTCGATGCGAAGCTACATGCTGAAGATCGCTATGCAGGGGACAATCGTTTCGGTACAGCGGCTGATATTGCTACAAATCTTAACCCTTCAGCACGTGTTTACGTTTCCACTGGCATGAACTTTGCTGATGCCCTTTCAGGATCTGTTCTGGCAGCGAAACAAAATGCTGCAATGCTATTAGTGAAGCCGAATATGCTTCCGAAAGAAACAACAGAAGCAATCGAGGACATGGAAGCTTATGACTTTAACGTTCTTGGTGGAGAGAATGCTGTAAGTAACGACATTTTAGATCAGCTCAAAAAGTAATTCATTTATTACGAAAGCGCGGGGAACGTGTCCCGCGCTTTTTGATATTTATTTTATGAATAGGCAGGTATTGAAGAAAGGAAAGCTAATTGTATACGTAACGATTCGTTATAACGAATTATTTTTGGGGAGGGTTCTGATTGAAGAGGTCGGGAAAGCGAAAAATCAGTCCGCTGTTGCTATTGATTCTCGTGATCACCATGCTTATGCCGTCTCAAGCGTTCGCCACTGCAAGTCTCGATGAAGAAAAAAATAATGTCTATTATGCTGCCCTTGGTGATTCACTCGCGGCTGGCGTCATGTCAAACAATACTCTTGGTTTGAGTTACGCCGACTACATAGCTCAGGATCTAGAGCGCGTAGGTTTATTAGGAAGCTTTGAGAAACCTTTTGCGGTGCCTGGAGCGACTTCTAAAGATTTGTTGAACGCTTTGATGGATCGTGATATACAAGTTAAGATCGCCTCCAAAAATATGATAACGATTACGATCGGTGCGAACGATTTTCTTCAAGTACTCGGTTCGGAACCGGAACGATTGAAGAACCCAGAAGAAGTCAAAAAGATTATCACTGAGCTATCGGAAAATTACGCTGCTATTATGGGAATTATAAGGAGTGTGAATGCGTCCGCGGATGTTTATTTAATGGGATACTACAATGGTTTTTACGCATTCCCTGAGGCAGAACAGCGTTCGCTCGTTGAACTGACAAAGACGGTGAATGGGATCATTAAGCAGATCGCGTCCGATTCATTCAGCCACTACGTTCCCACCTATGATGCCATTTCAACGGATTATGCAACCTATTTGCCAAATCCTAAAAACGTTCATCCATCGGCAGCAGGTTACATGGCGATCGCCGATGAATTTTGGAAGCAAGTGAAATTGAATTTGCCAACAAATGTTGATAGAATCGCTGGAGCTAATCGGTATGAGACAGCGGTGAAAATTTCGCAAGAAGGGTGGAAGCAAAGCGCGCAAGGAGTTGTGATAGCAAGAGGTGATGATTTTCCTGATGCGTTAGCTGGTGCCCCGCTTGCCTATGATTTAAATTCACCCATTTTATTAACACACTCTGACGGTCTTGATCAAATTGTAAAGGATGAGATTGAACGACTCGACCCAGATTTCGCCATACTTCTTGGAGGAGAGAAGGCTCTTTCCAAAGATGTTGAAGATGAATTAGGCAAGATGAAGATTCCAGTCGAACGAATAGCAGGAGCGGATCGCTATGAAACAGCTGCAATGATAGCGGTGAGTCTTCCTCCATCAAATAAAGCTGTTATTGCGAACGGTATGAAATTTCCAGATGCTCTTGCAATTGCTTCTTACGCAGCGGAAAATACGTATCCTATCTTGCTAGCAAAACAGAATGAGCTCCCAGAAGACACGGCCCAAATTCTCAAACAATATCCTGAGAGCATTGCCGTGGGCGGTACGGCTGTTATTTCGGAAAGCCTTTTCGAAAAGTTACCAAAAGCAAAGCGATACGGGGGTAAGAATCGTTATGAAACAGCTTCAATTATTGGAATGGAATTAAATCCATCGCATAAGGCTTTTGTCTCAACGGGTCTTGAATTTGCAGATGCGCTAACAGGAAGTGTTCTTGCTGCCAAAAGGGACAGTAGTTTTTTGTTAGTAGATCCATATAACATGCAGGATGCGGTCATTGAAGCAAAAGAAAAGTTAGGCATCTATCATTTTACGATTCTAGGAGGTCCGAAAGCAGTTAGTCCTTCCATTGAAAGGGAGCTTATTGGAATTGAATAGTCGAATAATTATTTCTGAGGGATCAGCTTACGAGCTGGTCCCTTTTGTTACCGAAAATTGCAGAATTATGGCAATTTTTTACTCGCTAATGGTAGACTTGTAGAGTATAAAATCTACTGAAACACTTTGGTCAACTATAGGGGGAGCAGGATGAAGAAAAGCATCTATGGAATCGGTTTACTTTTATGTAGTCTGTTCATCATTTTGGGAGCAGGCAAGGCAAATGCCATGCCTGCGTTACAAGAAACGCAGGAGCTCGTTCAGCCATCAGGAGAGACATTTAAGGCGTCACTCAGCGGCAGTGAAAATTTTCATTGGTGGACGGCGAACGATGAATCTGTGATTAAAATAGGGGAAGACCAATACTGGTATTACACTCGTATTGTTGGTGATAGTCTAGAAGTTACACAAGCTAGATTTGCTATTAATAAAAAGCCTTCTGACGCGGCAGAGCTTGAAGATGTGAAGAAGCTCCAACCGACTGAAGGAATGAATACAAAGCAAAAGGAGATTCCAAATACGGATGATTCATTTGATTTATTGAGTGCAGGAGCAAAGGAGAACACGCTTGTTTTATTAGTTGAATATAGCGATGCAAAAATCACTTATTCAGATGCAGACTGGCGTAACCGATTCTTTGGCACTAGTGGGAGTACGCTTAATCACTATTATGATGAAGTTTCAAAAGGAAAGCTTGGATTTAAAGGGGCTGCCGAATCAAGCGGAACAAATGATGGGATCGTAAGGGTCACATTACCGTATGCTCACCCTCGTCCTGAGACGGCAACAAATCCAGATAGTACATACTCACAAATCATAAAAGATGCGCTAAAGGCATCGAATGATAAAGTAAACTATGCTCAATTTGATCAAAATAAAGACGGTTCTATATCCTCAGAGGAATTACATATTGTCACCATTGTGGCCGGTGGTGAAGCAAGCTATGGAGATACGGGGAAAGTGGTTTGGGGTCACATGTCGAGCCTTTATGAAAGCGAAGCTCCTCGTCTTGATGGAGTAAAAGTAGGCTCTTATCAAGGGAACGGCGGCTACACGATGTTTGGGGAGAAACATGGCGGACATATGGCAACCGTTGGAATTATTGCACATGAAATGGGCCACGATCTGGGGCTACCGGATCTTTATGATACGGACGGCACTTCAGATGGAGTTGGCATCCACAGTTTAATGGGGAGCGGTTCTTGGACAACCCATAACAATGAGTACGAAGGAGCTTATCCAACTCATCTCGATCCATGGTCCAAAATGGTGCTTGGCTTAGAGCGACCTATAGAAGTGCAAAATAATGGCTCATATGAAGTAGGGAATTTCACTACTGACGACTATTCCATATTGAAATTAAAAACAACCGATGAATCGGAGTACTTTTTAATTGAAAATCGTCAGTTTACTGGCTTTGATATCGGCTTAGCTGATCAGGTGACGTCGCCTGGAATTGCCATCTGGCATATTGATGAGCAGCAGCTGAAAAATCGTCAAAACAATAGAAATGAAGCACATAAAGCGGTGGATGTGGAAGAAGCAAATGAAAGTAAATTGGGTTACCCGGAATTAGATCAAGATCCAAATACGCGATTATACTACGATCATTATTATAGCGGGAATGGCTACAGTCGCTTTAATAGCTCTACATCACCAAATAGTAAAGTGTATTCAGGGGCTAGTTCAGGCGTTGCAGTTACGGTCGTTGATCCGAATAGCGATACGATGACGGTTTCAGTGAAAGTGCCACAGGGAGACGATCAGCTTCCACCTGTATGGGCTAAAAACGCAGAGCTTACGGCTAGCTCTATCAAAAATGACAGACTTACATTAAATTGGTCAGAGGCGACAGATGCTTCTGGCGTTGAATCTTACATCGTCTATAAAAATGATCGCGTGTTAAAAGAAGTGGAAGCCACGACAAGAAAACTTACCGTTCAGGGGCTTACCAAGAATAAATCCTATGATTTTCGAGTAGAAGCGGTGGATAAGAAAGGCTATGTTACAACGAATGGCCCAGAATTGACCGTAAAAACGTCAGCAAACACAGTAAAACGAATTGAAGGTGCGACTCGTTTTGATACGGCAGCGAATGTGAGTGCGAAAACGTATGATAAGGCGGAGACGGTTTTGATTGCGAGAGGTTTAGATTTCCCAGACGCTCTCTCTGGTGCGCCACTTGCTTATCAACTAAAAGCGCCTATTCTCCTTGCGAAAACGAACGAACTTCCAAAAGAAACGGTAGATGAAATCAACCGACTCGAGGCGAAAAAAGCGATTATCTTGGGTGGAGTTAACGCGATTTCACCTGCAACGGAAAAGAAAATTAAGTCACTCGGACTAGAGGTTGAGCGGATTAGTGGTGATAATCGCTATGATACTTCCGCAAAAATTGCGAAGCGCATGGGAGGAGATCCCGAGAAAGCCGTGATCGCCTACGGTCTTAATTTTCCAGATGCTCTTGCGATTGCACCATATGCTGCGCAAAATGGCTATCCCATTTTGTTAGTGGATAAAGAGACAATCCCTGCGGCAACAAAACTCGCAATGAAAAACATTGATGATACGATTGTCATTGGTGGTGAAAGTGTGATTACAAAAAAAGTGTATCAAGGTCTTTCGTCACCAGAGCGTATCTCAGGTGCCAATCGGTTTGAAACGGCAGCTAAAGTGAAAACCACCTTTTATCCAGAAGCTAAATCAGCTTATTTGGCGACAGGATTCGGCTTTGCCGACGCCCTTGCAGGCTCTGTGCTAGCGGCGAAAGATGGCGCACCCCTTTTGCTAGTAAAGTCTGATGAGCTTCCAAAAGAAACGGTAGAAGCGATGAAAGGTATGAACGACTTCAACTTGTTAGGCGGTCAGTCAGCAATCAATGGAAAAGTTGAACAGCGCTTATATCAGGAATAATGCGACAAAAAATACTTTCCAATAGTAAGAGATACAGGGAATTTGACCTGTATCTCTTATTTTTTGTAATAAATAACAGGATATCTCTTAAACTTTGTTGAATTATAGCCGATAGTAAAGACAGAGTGTCGATATTTGTGGCAGCAATTTAATTGGAATGAGGAGGATCTGGATGCAACCTTCATTGGTCAAGAAAGCAATAACTGGTTCTGCGCTTGTCGCTGGAGTAATGTTTGTTCAACCTGATGGTGCAGAAGCAGCGTTTGGGGATCAAGAGCTTAAGCAAGGCATGAATAATCAGGACGTCAAAGAGCTACAGGATGTATTGAAGGCGAAGGGGTATTTTACTTACCACACGTCAACAGGATACTACGGTCCAATCACAAAGGATGCAGTCAGCCAGTTCCAACAGGCTGTCGGGTTAAAGGTTACGGGGGTAGCAACAACTGATACCCTTCAAAAGTTAGGAGGAACATCAAAAAGCCAATCTTCAGCTGCGCCATCTTCATCGGTTTTACAAGTTGGCTCCCGTGGGCAAGAGGTGACGGATCTTCAGTCCAAACTGAAAGCGGCTGGCTACTATTCCTACAACGTGGATGGGATTTATGGTCAAATTACACAGAAAGCTATACAGGATTTCCAAAAAGAAAAGGGGCTTTCCGTAACAGGGAAAGCAGATTCTACAACGATCAGTGCCCTTGCAAACGCAAGTTCATCAAGCTCAAAATCATCAAGCTCTTCTTCCGATATTTCCATCGGGATGCGGGGGAGTGCAGTAACGGATCTTCAGTCAAAGCTGAAAGCAAAAGGCTATTATACATATAATGTAGATGGCATTTTTGGTCAAATCACGAAGAAAGCAGTACAAGATTTTCAAAAGGCAAAGGGACTGTCACAAACAGGCGTAGCGGATAGTAAAACCTTATCGGCCCTGTCAAAGAGTGGGAATGCAGAAAAACCTGCGAGCGGCCTTACCATTGGCTCTCGAGGAAGTGCCGTAACAAATCTTCAGCAGCTATTGAATGATCGTGGCTACTATTCCTATAACATAGACGGGATCTTTGGTAGTATTACGCAAAAAGCGGTCAAAGAGTTTCAAAGTATCGTAGGTTTACAGGCTACAGGCATTGCGGATGATAAAACGATCGATGCTTTGAAATCCAGAAGTCAGCAAGAGACGTCAACAGTTCTTAAAGTTGGTTCAACCGGGAGTGCTGTAACGGATCTACAAAATAAACTTAAAAAAGCAGGAACGTTCCACGTTGAGGCGACAGGCTACTTTGGCCCTGTCACTGAAAAAGCGGTCAAGGACTTTCAGAAAGCAAAAAAGCTGCAGGTGACAGGCACTGCAACAAAGGAAACAATGAATGCGCTTGACGGCTTAACAGATAAAGTTGAATCATCCCCTTCAACTGGAGAAGATTATGGTGATTTGTTAAAGAAAGGTTCCACAGGATCACTTGTGAAAGAGCTTCAGTCTAAATTACAAGCGATTGGTTTATATAGCGGTCCGCTTGATGGCGATTTTGGAAATGGAACAGATCGAGCTGTTCGAAACTTCCAATCACGCAACAAGCTAACCGTTGATGGAGTTGTAGGACCAGCGACATGGGAAAAGCTAAAGCAATCGACAGGATATGAAGGGAATAGCAATGGGGACACCGGAAGCGGGAGCGGCAGTTCCAACTTCAGCGTGATGGACCTTATTGCAGATGCATCTGTATACATAGGTGTTCCTTATGTGTGGGGTGGAAACACGCCAACACAGGGCTTTGACTGCAGCGGATTCCTCGTCTATGTGTTTAACAAGCAGGGCGTTTCATTGCCAAGAACAATGGCGCAAATGTGGAACGTTACAACAGCTGTTAGCTCTCCATCCGTAGGAGATATCGTGTATTTCACAACATACAAACCAGGTGCGTCACACGGAGGCATCTACATCGGAAACAATAAATTTATCCACGCCGGCTCTTCAACAGGCGTCACCATTAGCGACATGACATCAAGCTACTGGGCACCGAGGTATTTAGGGGCGAAGCGCGCGCATTGATTTTTCAAAAGGGGTCAGGTACGTGCCTGACCCCGCTTAAAGACAAAACCAGC carries:
- a CDS encoding cell wall-binding repeat-containing protein, whose product is MNMKKPLFGVLSTAALAMGIAAASPSTPVEAAAGDFDLTIMHTNDTHAHLDNAPKRVTAVEEIRAARANTILLDAGDVFSGTLFFNKYKGLADVQFMNMMKYDAMVPGNHEFDEGPKTFSEFVKQTKFPIVSSNIDYSKDPYLSPLYKNEMAMTGDDGTIYPAVILDVNGEEVGVFGLTIESTDELSSPGETISFQNHQEQAEKMIKMFEDKGVNKIVALTHLGKAVEVELAKSVEGIDVVVGGHSHTTIEEAVVVDTFEDPTLVVQANEYSNFLGDLEVTFNEEGVLTDWDNELLDLGSKSKFEPNAEAKALYDELKKPLEEIEKEVVGQSDVYLNGKRASVRTGETNLGNLITDGMLYKAQQFTDATIAITNGGGIRESIDEGPITLGEVLTTMPFGNNLVTLDMTGAEIIDSLEHGVSGVETQEGRFAQVAGLRYSFDKDLPSGERILDVNVKTENGYEDIDPEGTYTVATNAYIAQGGDGYDAMGEAAADGRMNELFFVDFEVFTEYLDEIGTVKAKDEARIAEADAERIQGETRYETSVKISQEGWETADTVVLARGDSFPDALAGAPLAYKYDAPILLTESGSLNKMAKEEIARLGAKDVIILGGTSAVSNYVKFQLEGMGIEVERIAGDNRFDTAANIAARLGGSPNKAIVANGMNFPDALAIAPYAAQKGYPILLTEADEIPSATSNALKGIDGSIIVGGETAVNGKLDAKLHAEDRYAGDNRFGTAADIATNLNPSARVYVSTGMNFADALSGSVLAAKQNAAMLLVKPNMLPKETTEAIEDMEAYDFNVLGGENAVSNDILDQLKK
- a CDS encoding cell wall-binding repeat-containing protein; translated protein: MKRSGKRKISPLLLLILVITMLMPSQAFATASLDEEKNNVYYAALGDSLAAGVMSNNTLGLSYADYIAQDLERVGLLGSFEKPFAVPGATSKDLLNALMDRDIQVKIASKNMITITIGANDFLQVLGSEPERLKNPEEVKKIITELSENYAAIMGIIRSVNASADVYLMGYYNGFYAFPEAEQRSLVELTKTVNGIIKQIASDSFSHYVPTYDAISTDYATYLPNPKNVHPSAAGYMAIADEFWKQVKLNLPTNVDRIAGANRYETAVKISQEGWKQSAQGVVIARGDDFPDALAGAPLAYDLNSPILLTHSDGLDQIVKDEIERLDPDFAILLGGEKALSKDVEDELGKMKIPVERIAGADRYETAAMIAVSLPPSNKAVIANGMKFPDALAIASYAAENTYPILLAKQNELPEDTAQILKQYPESIAVGGTAVISESLFEKLPKAKRYGGKNRYETASIIGMELNPSHKAFVSTGLEFADALTGSVLAAKRDSSFLLVDPYNMQDAVIEAKEKLGIYHFTILGGPKAVSPSIERELIGIE
- a CDS encoding cell wall-binding repeat-containing protein, producing the protein MKKSIYGIGLLLCSLFIILGAGKANAMPALQETQELVQPSGETFKASLSGSENFHWWTANDESVIKIGEDQYWYYTRIVGDSLEVTQARFAINKKPSDAAELEDVKKLQPTEGMNTKQKEIPNTDDSFDLLSAGAKENTLVLLVEYSDAKITYSDADWRNRFFGTSGSTLNHYYDEVSKGKLGFKGAAESSGTNDGIVRVTLPYAHPRPETATNPDSTYSQIIKDALKASNDKVNYAQFDQNKDGSISSEELHIVTIVAGGEASYGDTGKVVWGHMSSLYESEAPRLDGVKVGSYQGNGGYTMFGEKHGGHMATVGIIAHEMGHDLGLPDLYDTDGTSDGVGIHSLMGSGSWTTHNNEYEGAYPTHLDPWSKMVLGLERPIEVQNNGSYEVGNFTTDDYSILKLKTTDESEYFLIENRQFTGFDIGLADQVTSPGIAIWHIDEQQLKNRQNNRNEAHKAVDVEEANESKLGYPELDQDPNTRLYYDHYYSGNGYSRFNSSTSPNSKVYSGASSGVAVTVVDPNSDTMTVSVKVPQGDDQLPPVWAKNAELTASSIKNDRLTLNWSEATDASGVESYIVYKNDRVLKEVEATTRKLTVQGLTKNKSYDFRVEAVDKKGYVTTNGPELTVKTSANTVKRIEGATRFDTAANVSAKTYDKAETVLIARGLDFPDALSGAPLAYQLKAPILLAKTNELPKETVDEINRLEAKKAIILGGVNAISPATEKKIKSLGLEVERISGDNRYDTSAKIAKRMGGDPEKAVIAYGLNFPDALAIAPYAAQNGYPILLVDKETIPAATKLAMKNIDDTIVIGGESVITKKVYQGLSSPERISGANRFETAAKVKTTFYPEAKSAYLATGFGFADALAGSVLAAKDGAPLLLVKSDELPKETVEAMKGMNDFNLLGGQSAINGKVEQRLYQE
- a CDS encoding peptidoglycan-binding protein — protein: MQPSLVKKAITGSALVAGVMFVQPDGAEAAFGDQELKQGMNNQDVKELQDVLKAKGYFTYHTSTGYYGPITKDAVSQFQQAVGLKVTGVATTDTLQKLGGTSKSQSSAAPSSSVLQVGSRGQEVTDLQSKLKAAGYYSYNVDGIYGQITQKAIQDFQKEKGLSVTGKADSTTISALANASSSSSKSSSSSSDISIGMRGSAVTDLQSKLKAKGYYTYNVDGIFGQITKKAVQDFQKAKGLSQTGVADSKTLSALSKSGNAEKPASGLTIGSRGSAVTNLQQLLNDRGYYSYNIDGIFGSITQKAVKEFQSIVGLQATGIADDKTIDALKSRSQQETSTVLKVGSTGSAVTDLQNKLKKAGTFHVEATGYFGPVTEKAVKDFQKAKKLQVTGTATKETMNALDGLTDKVESSPSTGEDYGDLLKKGSTGSLVKELQSKLQAIGLYSGPLDGDFGNGTDRAVRNFQSRNKLTVDGVVGPATWEKLKQSTGYEGNSNGDTGSGSGSSNFSVMDLIADASVYIGVPYVWGGNTPTQGFDCSGFLVYVFNKQGVSLPRTMAQMWNVTTAVSSPSVGDIVYFTTYKPGASHGGIYIGNNKFIHAGSSTGVTISDMTSSYWAPRYLGAKRAH